In a genomic window of Sulfurimonas denitrificans DSM 1251:
- the ccsA gene encoding cytochrome c biogenesis protein CcsA, producing the protein MKKFLSIFGSMNGMVIMMLIFAAAIGYATFIENDYGTMTAKAEVFNALWFEVLMALLAINLMINMYKFKMFSVKKAPIFIFHLSFLIILLGAAITRYAGYEGTMHIREGEVATTMISMENYFNVSAKVGDKVESTSKPIFLSKKSQNTLSSNLEIDSKKVEVDLIKYIPDAIEMLEESTEGGVEALDMMVAANDSSEPIRLKKGEFYENDEFAIDFESGKIFLRPTISIFSKDGEVYMKHDMTLKFLKMDSKEQGEITPSPMSKLELRTLFGTQSSNFVVRKHYKHATVKIVSNPNASAMKPSKDAFVFNIKVGDISQEAMIFAQAGRMAKENHYDINGVHVDISYGAKLLNLPFGIKLLDFQLDRYPGSMSPASYASEVELVDEEKNIHMPYRIFMNNILEHRGYRFFQSSYDQDEMGTVLSVNNDPGTLPSYIGYILLGIGMFWSIFSRGNRFSQLSKKAREASSTRALSLLFASGLLFSVAPSYAEDLNPAIKTVLAFDKEHAAKFGELIIQDSGGRMKPLDTLSTEIVAKIHKKAYVNVGEEKLNANQVILGMMSKPDIYKNLKIISTKNEELNKMIGVENSAKYASFSQFFTSPETLEGYKIAVAVDEAVRKEPKHRDLFDKAVLEVDERVNISYAVFSGALIKIWPKPNDVNNKWHETMEALQDFDPKTSQKIRDIAFEYFSAIENSLKSGDWTEANRAIDKIVNYQRFYGSSVLPADERIKAEVFYNEANIFERIYPLYFLIGFVLLIASFIKILKPTLKINLLSKISLFSLTLLFIAHTVGLGLRWYISGHAPWSDGYESMIYISWATILAGFIFSKRSSMTMASTAVLTGLILFVAHLNWMNPQVTNLVPVLNSYWLSIHVAVITASYGFLGLGALLGFITILLFVFKTENNQKHISSSIKELNSINEMSLMIGLAFLTLGNFIGGVWANESWGRYWGWDPKETWALVTILVYAAVIHLRFIKSLYSEFNFSVISLLSYTSVIMTYFGVNYYLAGMHSYAKGDPVPIPDFVPITYAILFITIAIASRNRKLA; encoded by the coding sequence ATGAAGAAATTTCTTTCGATTTTTGGCTCTATGAATGGCATGGTTATTATGATGCTCATTTTTGCAGCAGCTATTGGTTATGCTACTTTTATAGAGAACGATTATGGGACAATGACTGCAAAAGCAGAAGTATTTAATGCCCTTTGGTTTGAGGTGCTAATGGCACTCTTAGCCATAAACCTAATGATAAACATGTACAAGTTTAAAATGTTTAGCGTTAAAAAAGCCCCTATTTTTATCTTTCATCTCTCTTTTTTAATCATTCTTCTTGGTGCTGCAATAACTAGATATGCAGGATATGAGGGAACTATGCACATCCGTGAGGGCGAAGTTGCAACTACTATGATAAGTATGGAAAATTATTTCAACGTATCTGCTAAAGTAGGCGATAAAGTTGAATCAACCTCAAAGCCTATTTTTCTATCAAAAAAGAGCCAAAACACTCTCTCCTCAAACTTGGAGATTGATTCAAAAAAAGTTGAAGTTGATTTGATTAAATATATTCCAGATGCCATTGAGATGCTTGAAGAGTCAACTGAGGGTGGAGTTGAAGCTCTTGATATGATGGTTGCTGCAAATGATTCTAGTGAACCAATTAGGCTAAAAAAAGGTGAATTTTATGAAAATGATGAGTTCGCAATAGATTTCGAATCAGGAAAAATCTTCTTAAGACCAACAATCTCTATCTTTTCAAAAGATGGTGAAGTATATATGAAACATGATATGACTCTAAAATTTCTTAAGATGGATAGCAAAGAGCAGGGAGAAATTACTCCCTCGCCAATGAGCAAGTTAGAGCTAAGAACTCTTTTTGGTACTCAAAGTAGTAATTTTGTTGTTCGTAAACATTACAAGCATGCAACAGTTAAAATAGTTTCAAACCCTAACGCTTCAGCTATGAAACCATCTAAAGACGCATTTGTGTTTAATATAAAAGTTGGAGACATTTCACAAGAGGCGATGATTTTTGCTCAAGCTGGAAGAATGGCAAAAGAGAATCACTATGATATAAATGGAGTACATGTAGATATTTCATACGGAGCGAAACTGCTTAATCTCCCTTTTGGCATAAAACTACTTGATTTTCAGCTTGATAGATATCCAGGGTCTATGTCTCCAGCATCTTATGCTAGTGAAGTTGAACTTGTAGATGAGGAGAAAAATATACATATGCCATATAGAATTTTTATGAACAATATTTTAGAACACCGTGGTTATAGATTTTTCCAATCTTCATATGATCAAGATGAGATGGGAACAGTTCTCTCTGTAAACAATGATCCAGGAACCTTGCCATCTTACATAGGTTATATACTTCTAGGAATCGGTATGTTCTGGTCAATATTTTCAAGAGGTAACAGATTTTCTCAACTCTCTAAAAAAGCAAGAGAGGCAAGCTCAACAAGAGCACTTAGCCTACTATTTGCTTCAGGGTTGCTCTTTAGCGTTGCACCATCTTATGCAGAGGATTTAAATCCAGCTATAAAAACTGTTTTAGCTTTTGATAAAGAGCATGCTGCAAAATTTGGCGAGTTGATTATTCAAGATAGTGGCGGAAGAATGAAGCCTCTTGACACACTCTCAACAGAGATAGTTGCAAAGATACATAAAAAAGCTTATGTAAATGTAGGCGAAGAGAAGTTAAACGCAAACCAAGTTATTCTTGGAATGATGAGTAAACCAGATATCTATAAAAACTTAAAAATTATCTCTACAAAAAATGAAGAACTCAATAAAATGATTGGTGTAGAAAATAGCGCAAAATATGCCTCTTTTTCTCAGTTTTTTACAAGTCCAGAAACCTTAGAAGGGTACAAAATAGCAGTGGCAGTAGATGAAGCTGTAAGAAAAGAGCCTAAGCATAGAGACCTTTTTGACAAAGCTGTTTTAGAAGTTGATGAGCGTGTAAATATCTCGTATGCTGTATTTTCAGGAGCGTTAATAAAAATATGGCCAAAGCCAAATGATGTAAACAACAAATGGCATGAGACTATGGAAGCGCTTCAAGATTTTGATCCTAAAACATCTCAAAAAATTAGAGATATTGCTTTTGAATACTTTAGCGCTATAGAAAATTCACTTAAAAGCGGCGATTGGACTGAAGCAAACAGAGCAATAGATAAAATTGTGAACTATCAAAGATTTTACGGCTCATCTGTTCTTCCAGCTGATGAGAGAATTAAAGCAGAGGTGTTTTACAACGAGGCAAATATTTTTGAGAGAATTTACCCTCTATATTTTCTTATAGGATTTGTTCTTTTAATTGCTAGTTTTATAAAGATTTTAAAACCAACTCTTAAAATAAATCTCTTATCAAAAATCTCTCTGTTTTCATTAACTCTGCTCTTTATCGCCCATACTGTAGGTTTAGGACTTAGATGGTACATCTCTGGTCACGCTCCTTGGTCTGATGGATATGAGTCTATGATATATATTAGCTGGGCAACTATTTTAGCTGGTTTTATCTTCTCAAAACGCTCATCTATGACTATGGCTTCAACTGCAGTACTAACTGGGCTTATCCTCTTTGTAGCGCATCTCAACTGGATGAATCCACAAGTTACAAACCTAGTTCCAGTTTTAAACTCTTACTGGTTAAGCATACATGTTGCGGTAATTACTGCGAGTTATGGCTTTTTAGGGCTTGGCGCACTTTTAGGATTTATTACTATTTTACTATTCGTATTTAAGACAGAGAATAATCAAAAACATATCTCATCTTCCATCAAAGAGCTTAACTCAATTAATGAGATGAGCCTAATGATTGGTCTTGCATTTTTAACACTTGGTAACTTTATCGGCGGTGTTTGGGCAAATGAGAGTTGGGGTAGATATTGGGGTTGGGATCCAAAAGAGACATGGGCGCTAGTTACAATTTTAGTTTATGCCGCTGTAATTCATCTTAGATTTATCAAGTCTTTATATAGCGAGTTTAATTTTAGTGTAATATCGCTTCTGTCTTATACATCAGTAATCATGACTTACTTTGGAGTAAACTACTATCTAGCGGGAATGCACTCATACGCAAAAGGCGACCCTGTGCCAATCCCAGACTTTGTACCGATAACTTATGCGATACTCTTTATAACAATAGCAATTGCTTCGAGAAATAGAAAATTGGCTTGA
- a CDS encoding DUF2461 domain-containing protein: protein MEFQGFCGAIPFLEAIRKNNTREFFEANRDEYERVILNPSKAFVVEMGEHLMALEPRVTPEPKINKSLFKMYRDIRRMGANKEPMKSKVGIIIPQDGWDGCRLQKSSFYMHFSPDELFVAVGVRWFNKPMLDAYREYIRDERRRVELDTLLKNLNSKGYSTIEQGYKRYPKGFSEDMPSVDLSLQKGMATYKVLPPKTIEDGVLLVDTLYKIYEDMLPLQKIVYEISKRAKEE, encoded by the coding sequence TTGGAATTTCAAGGATTTTGTGGGGCAATCCCTTTTTTGGAGGCTATTCGTAAAAACAACACTAGAGAGTTTTTTGAGGCTAATAGAGATGAGTATGAGAGAGTTATACTAAACCCCTCAAAAGCTTTTGTGGTTGAGATGGGTGAGCATTTAATGGCGTTGGAGCCTCGTGTAACTCCTGAGCCAAAGATAAACAAGTCTCTTTTTAAGATGTATAGAGATATACGCAGAATGGGTGCAAATAAAGAGCCTATGAAGTCAAAAGTAGGCATCATCATACCTCAAGATGGCTGGGATGGATGCAGACTTCAAAAATCATCTTTTTACATGCACTTCTCACCAGATGAACTATTTGTTGCGGTTGGTGTTAGATGGTTTAACAAACCCATGCTTGATGCTTATCGTGAATATATAAGAGATGAAAGACGAAGAGTAGAACTTGATACTCTGCTAAAAAACCTAAACTCTAAGGGATATTCAACCATAGAACAAGGTTATAAAAGATATCCAAAAGGTTTTAGTGAAGATATGCCAAGCGTTGATTTAAGCCTTCAAAAAGGGATGGCAACATACAAAGTTTTACCTCCAAAAACCATAGAAGATGGAGTTTTGTTGGTGGATACACTATATAAAATTTATGAAGATATGCTACCTCTTCAAAAGATAGTTTATGAGATAAGCAAAAGAGCAAAAGAGGAGTGA
- the hemH gene encoding ferrochelatase, whose product MKKEAIILLNMGGPNNLEEVEVFLTNMFNDKNIITVKSSLLRKLIATLITFSRTEKSQEIYNQIGGKSPIVGHTKKLVEKLQNRVGENIIVDFAMRYTPPFVSEAIERLSDKNIEKIYLIPLYPQYSTTTTKSSLEDFEEQYHLSSGDAILVEIKHFFQNKNYNMAILERIKERVSLEEMSEFDLIFSAHGLPLKVIQRGDTYQLHVQKHISILEQMMQKEGMTFKNIHLAYQSKVGPMEWLKPSLEDKLREIKNRKVIIFPIAFTIDNSETDYELEIEYREVAHEMGYEEYRVCRCPNDSEYFVEALVDIYAKMR is encoded by the coding sequence ATGAAAAAAGAGGCGATAATTTTACTTAATATGGGTGGTCCAAACAACCTAGAAGAGGTTGAAGTTTTTTTAACAAATATGTTTAATGATAAAAATATTATCACTGTAAAAAGCTCACTTCTTAGAAAGCTTATAGCGACTTTGATAACTTTTAGCAGAACAGAAAAATCACAAGAGATATACAATCAAATTGGCGGGAAATCTCCTATTGTTGGGCATACAAAAAAACTAGTAGAGAAACTTCAAAACAGAGTAGGGGAGAATATTATAGTTGATTTTGCTATGCGATATACTCCGCCTTTTGTTTCTGAGGCAATAGAGAGACTTAGTGATAAAAATATAGAAAAAATCTATCTTATACCGCTCTATCCGCAGTACTCAACAACTACTACAAAATCTTCACTAGAAGATTTTGAAGAGCAGTATCACTTGAGTAGCGGAGATGCTATTTTAGTTGAGATAAAGCACTTTTTTCAAAATAAAAACTACAACATGGCTATCTTAGAGCGCATAAAAGAGAGAGTCTCGCTTGAAGAGATGAGTGAGTTTGACCTGATATTTTCTGCGCACGGACTTCCTCTAAAAGTGATTCAAAGAGGCGACACATATCAACTACATGTACAAAAACATATCTCGATTTTAGAGCAGATGATGCAAAAAGAGGGTATGACTTTTAAAAACATACATCTTGCATATCAGTCTAAAGTAGGACCTATGGAGTGGTTAAAGCCATCTTTAGAGGATAAACTAAGAGAGATAAAAAACAGAAAAGTTATAATTTTTCCAATAGCTTTTACGATAGATAACTCTGAGACTGATTACGAGCTTGAGATTGAGTATCGTGAAGTTGCTCATGAGATGGGTTATGAAGAGTATAGAGTTTGCAGATGTCCAAATGATAGTGAGTATTTTGTAGAGGCACTTGTTGACATATACGCAAAGATGAGATAG
- a CDS encoding HAD family hydrolase, whose amino-acid sequence MKVVIFDMDGTLLDSKKDITSSVNYVRKMNHNLPEITEEYVVEAINMEVRNLSELFYETPIYRDIDRELFESHYDSECIKSVYLYDGVKELLLELVQRDIKISVATNAPTQFALRMLEHLEVKSLFDIIIGADMVTNSKPSPEMLEYILKYYKFDKNSHKAWMVGDNSKDILSANAAGIESIFVTWGFTPFSAQKVIAKKPPDVLEIVL is encoded by the coding sequence ATGAAAGTAGTTATTTTTGACATGGACGGTACACTTCTTGACTCCAAAAAGGATATAACAAGCTCTGTAAATTATGTAAGAAAAATGAATCATAATCTCCCAGAGATAACAGAAGAGTATGTTGTTGAGGCTATAAATATGGAGGTTAGAAATCTATCCGAACTCTTTTATGAGACTCCAATTTATAGAGATATAGATAGAGAACTCTTTGAGAGCCACTATGATAGCGAGTGCATAAAAAGTGTCTATCTTTATGATGGCGTTAAAGAGCTGCTTCTTGAGCTAGTGCAAAGAGATATAAAAATATCAGTTGCAACAAATGCTCCAACTCAGTTTGCACTTCGTATGTTAGAGCATTTGGAAGTAAAAAGCCTCTTTGACATAATCATCGGTGCAGATATGGTTACAAACTCAAAACCAAGCCCTGAGATGCTTGAGTATATACTAAAATATTATAAATTTGATAAAAACTCTCATAAAGCATGGATGGTTGGAGATAACTCAAAAGATATACTAAGTGCAAATGCAGCTGGAATAGAGTCTATCTTCGTTACTTGGGGATTTACACCATTTAGTGCACAAAAGGTAATCGCTAAAAAACCACCCGACGTGCTGGAGATAGTTTTATAA
- a CDS encoding cation diffusion facilitator family transporter — protein MNLHEKKNKILKKVIFLNIFLVVAEIFAGIYSGSMALLADALHNLGDVLALFISLVAVVYGTKKADDFMTFGYIKAEMMAAFVNSIFLVITMLFILLESIERLFTPNSIDAPVVIVASLVALLINGFSSWLLGRSNIEHEHHHHHDHEDMNMKSAYLHMLSDAVISFSVAVGGVLIYFFGIVAIDSILSILFSIYIILETYPLLKKSFYSLMDSNVDDIKEVEAIILCFDEVLSIHDLHLYRPSSREFYGSVHIVFKNDLLLSEVDKLSNLIRERLCDEGITHFVIQPESVEFAKNSTCSALH, from the coding sequence ATGAATTTACATGAGAAAAAAAATAAGATACTAAAAAAAGTCATATTTTTAAATATTTTTCTCGTAGTTGCTGAGATTTTTGCTGGTATATATAGCGGTTCAATGGCTCTCTTAGCAGATGCACTTCATAATCTAGGCGATGTTTTAGCTCTGTTTATCTCCCTTGTAGCAGTAGTTTATGGTACAAAGAAGGCAGATGATTTTATGACTTTTGGATATATAAAAGCTGAGATGATGGCAGCTTTTGTAAATTCAATATTTTTAGTAATCACTATGCTTTTTATCTTGCTTGAGTCAATTGAGCGCCTCTTTACACCAAATTCAATAGATGCTCCCGTTGTCATAGTTGCTTCACTTGTTGCACTTTTGATAAATGGTTTTAGCTCGTGGCTCTTGGGCAGAAGCAATATAGAGCATGAGCATCACCATCATCACGACCATGAAGATATGAATATGAAATCAGCATATCTTCACATGCTCAGTGATGCTGTAATCTCTTTTAGTGTGGCAGTTGGAGGTGTTTTAATCTACTTCTTTGGCATAGTTGCAATTGATTCTATTTTATCAATTCTCTTTAGTATATATATAATTTTAGAGACATATCCTCTACTTAAAAAATCGTTCTACTCACTTATGGATTCAAATGTTGATGATATTAAAGAGGTTGAGGCTATTATACTCTGCTTTGATGAAGTTTTGTCTATTCATGACCTTCATCTATACCGCCCAAGTTCAAGAGAATTTTATGGTTCTGTTCATATAGTTTTTAAAAATGATTTGCTCTTAAGTGAGGTAGATAAACTCTCAAATCTTATTAGAGAGAGGCTCTGTGATGAGGGAATTACACATTTTGTAATTCAGCCAGAGAGCGTAGAATTTGCTAAAAACTCTACATGTAGTGCTCTTCATTAG